The following coding sequences lie in one Coriobacteriia bacterium genomic window:
- a CDS encoding helix-turn-helix domain-containing protein — MSQLGDTLRERRIALGITIEQAEDRTKIRGKLLDALESGDYAKLPNPGYVRGYISSYARLLELDSVPLLAMYRAETGSSRFHDIAPPDTAVSARGEQHEVPWKVGVIAVAILVVLSLVIWLVLRVRSGPESPPPIPTTPTVEATGATPSAEDPGEQSPAADPAEKPPATYTPFTLKIKVATNGASWVEVRVDGKSAYVGSLTSGRTKSFEVTSKAVVKIGKPSVVTVYRDGKKVDVPNSGGTPTLTLTADPAP, encoded by the coding sequence ATGAGCCAGCTCGGAGACACACTGCGGGAACGCAGAATCGCGCTCGGAATCACCATCGAACAAGCCGAGGATCGCACCAAGATCCGAGGCAAACTGCTCGACGCCCTCGAGTCAGGCGACTACGCGAAGCTACCAAACCCCGGCTATGTCCGTGGGTACATCTCAAGTTACGCCCGGTTGCTTGAGCTGGACTCGGTGCCGCTCTTGGCCATGTACCGGGCCGAGACAGGGTCGAGCAGATTCCACGACATCGCACCGCCGGACACCGCGGTCTCCGCACGCGGTGAGCAGCACGAGGTGCCATGGAAGGTCGGGGTCATCGCGGTCGCCATCCTTGTCGTGCTCTCCCTCGTCATATGGCTTGTGCTTCGCGTTCGGTCCGGTCCTGAGTCGCCGCCGCCCATCCCTACAACGCCCACGGTTGAGGCCACCGGCGCTACTCCGTCTGCGGAAGATCCGGGCGAACAGTCGCCCGCTGCTGATCCCGCCGAGAAGCCGCCGGCGACCTACACGCCGTTCACCCTCAAGATCAAGGTCGCGACAAACGGCGCCTCGTGGGTCGAGGTGCGCGTCGACGGGAAGTCGGCGTACGTCGGGTCGCTGACGAGCGGCCGTACCAAGAGCTTCGAGGTCACGAGCAAAGCAGTGGTCAAGATCGGCAAGCCGTCAGTGGTGACGGTGTACCGTGATGGCAAGAAGGTAGATGTCCCGAACAGTGGAGGCACGCCGACACTGACGCTCACGGCGGATCCGGCCCCGTAG
- a CDS encoding YajQ family cyclic di-GMP-binding protein, producing MAKDSSFDIVSEVDLQEVDNAFQQTLKELVQRYDLKDSGATIEFSKAEKTFTLHAPSDFIGNQVIDVLNTKLVRRQIDLKSVAWAKPEMASGGTVRIKGTLVMGIEAELARKINKDIKEKKFKVKVQIEGDKLRVSGSVRDELQAVIAFVKAEDYGIPLQFTNYR from the coding sequence ATGGCCAAGGACAGCAGCTTCGACATCGTCTCGGAAGTCGACCTTCAAGAGGTCGATAACGCGTTCCAGCAGACCCTCAAGGAACTCGTCCAGCGATACGACCTCAAGGACTCCGGTGCGACCATCGAGTTCAGTAAGGCCGAGAAGACCTTCACCTTGCACGCGCCGAGCGACTTCATCGGCAACCAGGTCATCGACGTGCTCAATACCAAGCTCGTCAGGCGCCAGATCGATCTGAAGTCCGTTGCGTGGGCAAAGCCCGAGATGGCCAGTGGCGGCACCGTGCGCATCAAGGGAACGCTCGTGATGGGCATCGAGGCCGAACTCGCGCGCAAGATCAACAAGGACATCAAGGAGAAGAAGTTCAAGGTCAAGGTGCAGATCGAGGGCGACAAGCTGCGTGTCTCCGGGTCCGTTCGAGACGAACTTCAGGCCGTAATCGCCTTCGTCAAGGCTGAGGATTACGGCATTCCGCTGCAGTTCACCAACTACCGCTAG